The proteins below come from a single Treponema phagedenis genomic window:
- the dnaE gene encoding DNA polymerase III subunit alpha → MDFVHLHVHSDYSLLDGASSIQKLVSTAKKLGQPALALTDHGNMFGVLRFQEECKKQEIKPLIGCELYVAAKSRFDRNKQINGRNYYHLILIAKNEIGYRNLIVLSSKAYTEGMYYKPRIDDELLQAHSEGLICLSACLAGQLPYLLLNGRKEEAEAHVRKYLDIFGDNYFIEVQNHGLAEQKKVTPLLIEMARKLGIPMVLTNDVHYAEQKDSVAQDILLCIGMKKVRTDTNRMKFETDQFYLKSAEEMAKLFPEYPEMMSNTLRIADMCNVEIPQPGPLLPVYKIPEEFASKDLYIRHLVAEGLKTRYEVITDEIKKRAEYELDIIIKMDFVGYFLIVWDFINWAKNHDIPVGPGRGSGAGSIVAYAMRITDIDPLRYKLLFERFLNPERISMPDFDVDFCFERRQEVIEYVRQKYGDESVGQIITFGTLKPKAAIKDVGRVLNIPLADVNMITKLMPEDPKLTFEKALTIPELVQIKETPEYTELFQIAEALEDSNRNTSLHAAGIVIGKTKLTDYVPLYKDSKTGKIATQFTMDLIEQCGLVKMDFLGLKTLTLIKHTEDLIRRRGGALANFSIQNICDDDERTYKMLGEGMSAAVFQFESKGMQGILKRAKPDKIEDLIALNALYRPGPMAFIDQFIESKFDNSKIKYPDPCLQDILEETYGVIVYQEQVMQVAQKIGGLSLGEADILRRAMGKKKKEVMAEWKVKFAERAVTQGFDKKHAEEIFDILVPFAGYGFNKSHAAAYSVLAYQTAYLKANFPAEFMAANLTNEITSVDKLPVYIEEAEKMGLTIVPPSINKSEPYFSVDKGEIIFGFLGIKGVGEQAAIDIYNERKTNGMYKSFIDFLDRVDLHTVKKSTVEVLIKTGCFDEFDINRATLIGQYEAAMGYAAQKKEGQESGQVSLFENTGIKEFSDFVFARVEDLPQKEKLRMEKDLVGFYISGHPLDEYRKIIETTATLDLGHLERATPEKKYLIVGMLNAIKPYTTKKGQSMAFGSFEDLHGVIDLVFFSKIWEEQRARFLPETVMGLIGTVDTNREEPSFLVDSYISLDELEEKSIKEVHVEVDSLSMSTDKQFQHLRDFLLGAENGTCDVFIHIAIEDKIYIVQASSQVKVSSDDNFLSALGEQPGVLQVWKE, encoded by the coding sequence ATGGATTTTGTACATTTACACGTTCATTCGGATTATTCATTGCTGGATGGAGCTTCTTCCATTCAAAAACTTGTTTCAACCGCAAAAAAACTCGGGCAGCCCGCGCTGGCGCTTACCGATCATGGGAATATGTTCGGGGTGTTGCGTTTTCAGGAAGAGTGCAAAAAGCAGGAAATCAAGCCGCTTATCGGCTGTGAACTTTATGTTGCGGCAAAAAGCAGGTTTGATCGTAATAAACAAATAAACGGACGAAATTATTATCACTTAATACTTATTGCAAAAAATGAGATCGGTTACCGTAATTTGATAGTGTTATCTTCTAAGGCGTATACCGAAGGCATGTATTATAAGCCGCGTATCGATGATGAACTTTTGCAAGCGCACTCGGAGGGGCTTATCTGTCTTTCCGCTTGTCTTGCCGGACAGTTGCCGTATCTTTTGTTAAACGGGCGGAAAGAAGAGGCTGAGGCACATGTACGGAAGTATCTGGATATTTTCGGTGATAATTATTTTATTGAAGTACAAAATCACGGGCTTGCCGAGCAAAAAAAAGTTACACCGCTGCTAATTGAAATGGCGCGAAAGCTTGGCATTCCGATGGTGCTCACCAATGATGTACATTATGCAGAGCAAAAAGACTCTGTTGCACAAGATATTTTGCTTTGCATCGGTATGAAAAAAGTGCGTACCGATACTAACCGCATGAAATTTGAAACCGACCAATTTTATTTAAAATCCGCGGAAGAAATGGCAAAACTCTTTCCCGAATATCCTGAAATGATGAGCAATACGCTTCGTATTGCGGATATGTGCAATGTAGAGATCCCGCAGCCAGGTCCGCTTTTACCGGTGTATAAAATCCCGGAAGAATTTGCTTCAAAGGATTTATACATCCGTCATCTGGTAGCAGAAGGCTTAAAAACACGCTACGAGGTAATCACCGATGAAATAAAAAAACGGGCTGAATATGAACTTGATATCATTATTAAAATGGATTTTGTCGGTTACTTTTTAATTGTCTGGGACTTTATCAACTGGGCAAAAAATCACGATATTCCTGTCGGTCCTGGGAGAGGCTCCGGGGCGGGTTCCATTGTTGCCTATGCAATGCGTATCACCGATATAGATCCGCTGCGTTATAAACTCCTTTTTGAACGCTTTTTAAACCCCGAGCGTATTTCAATGCCGGACTTTGACGTTGATTTTTGCTTCGAAAGAAGACAGGAAGTAATTGAATATGTGCGTCAAAAATACGGGGACGAAAGTGTCGGGCAAATTATTACCTTCGGAACCCTAAAGCCGAAGGCGGCGATCAAAGATGTCGGAAGAGTTTTAAACATTCCTTTGGCTGATGTAAATATGATAACTAAACTCATGCCTGAGGATCCTAAACTCACTTTTGAAAAAGCACTTACAATTCCTGAACTTGTACAAATTAAAGAAACGCCTGAATACACCGAGCTTTTTCAAATTGCGGAAGCTCTTGAAGATTCTAACCGAAACACCAGTTTACATGCGGCGGGCATTGTAATCGGAAAAACAAAACTTACAGATTATGTACCTCTTTATAAAGACTCAAAAACCGGAAAAATTGCAACTCAGTTTACCATGGATTTAATTGAGCAATGCGGTTTGGTAAAAATGGATTTTTTGGGATTAAAAACGTTAACGCTTATAAAACACACTGAAGATCTTATCCGAAGACGAGGCGGAGCGCTTGCAAATTTTTCAATCCAAAATATCTGCGACGATGATGAGCGCACGTATAAAATGCTTGGAGAAGGCATGTCCGCTGCAGTGTTTCAATTTGAAAGCAAGGGGATGCAAGGCATTTTAAAACGGGCAAAACCCGATAAAATTGAAGACCTCATCGCATTAAATGCTCTGTATCGCCCCGGGCCGATGGCTTTTATCGATCAGTTTATTGAATCAAAATTTGATAACTCAAAAATAAAATATCCGGATCCATGTTTACAAGATATTTTGGAAGAAACATACGGCGTCATTGTGTATCAGGAACAGGTTATGCAGGTTGCCCAGAAAATAGGTGGCCTTTCCCTAGGAGAAGCCGATATTTTACGCCGGGCAATGGGGAAAAAAAAGAAAGAAGTTATGGCTGAGTGGAAGGTAAAATTTGCCGAGCGCGCCGTAACGCAGGGGTTTGATAAAAAACATGCCGAAGAAATATTTGATATTCTTGTTCCTTTTGCCGGTTACGGCTTTAACAAAAGCCATGCAGCCGCATACTCGGTTCTTGCCTATCAAACCGCATACTTAAAAGCAAACTTCCCTGCGGAATTTATGGCGGCGAACCTCACCAATGAAATTACCTCAGTCGATAAACTTCCGGTTTATATTGAAGAAGCTGAAAAAATGGGGCTTACGATTGTGCCGCCAAGTATAAACAAATCGGAACCTTATTTTAGTGTCGATAAAGGAGAAATTATTTTCGGCTTTTTAGGCATTAAAGGAGTCGGAGAGCAGGCAGCAATTGATATCTATAACGAAAGAAAAACTAACGGTATGTATAAATCTTTTATTGATTTCTTGGATCGGGTAGACTTACATACTGTCAAGAAATCAACCGTAGAAGTGCTTATTAAAACCGGTTGCTTTGATGAATTTGACATAAACCGTGCAACGTTAATCGGTCAGTATGAAGCGGCAATGGGCTATGCCGCTCAAAAAAAAGAAGGTCAAGAAAGCGGACAAGTAAGCCTTTTTGAAAACACCGGCATTAAAGAATTTTCCGATTTTGTTTTTGCACGGGTTGAAGATTTGCCTCAAAAAGAAAAACTGCGTATGGAAAAAGATCTTGTCGGGTTTTATATTTCAGGGCATCCCCTTGATGAATATCGTAAAATAATAGAAACAACCGCAACATTGGATTTAGGACATTTGGAAAGGGCAACCCCTGAAAAAAAATACCTCATTGTCGGCATGCTGAATGCAATTAAACCATATACCACAAAAAAAGGTCAAAGCATGGCGTTCGGCAGTTTTGAGGATCTGCACGGAGTAATTGATCTTGTATTTTTTTCAAAAATATGGGAAGAACAAAGAGCTCGATTTTTGCCAGAAACTGTTATGGGCCTTATCGGCACTGTTGATACCAATAGGGAAGAGCCTTCTTTTTTAGTAGATTCTTATATTAGTCTTGATGAGTTAGAAGAAAAATCTATAAAAGAAGTGCATGTAGAAGTTGATTCTCTTTCTATGTCAACCGATAAACAATTTCAGCACTTAAGAGATTTTTTGCTTGGAGCGGAGAACGGTACCTGCGATGTTTTTATTCATATTGCGATTGAAGATAAAATATATATTGTACAAGCTTCATCGCAGGTAAAGGTTTCTTCGGATGATAATTTTTTATCAGCTCTTGGAGAGCAACCGGGCGTATTACAGGTTTGGAAAGAGTAA
- the pgsB gene encoding poly-gamma-glutamate synthase PgsB yields the protein MNLIILVLSVLFFLYLFFESINAKKYRKSFEHVIYVNGTRGKSSVTRLIDSVLRAGGKKVFSKTTGTEPIYIDTKGVEHLIKRRGCANIKEQLWTMKKAYKESAEILVIECMAVNPDLQFISQNQMVQADIGVITNIRHDHVEEMGDSLEQICDSLCSTMPKNGVMFTADKNMFQRIQRFGNKYNTQTYLSVPTDDNLFSDNYQLALDIGKYLHIDKTLALQGIKNFKHDPYDLKIYAVGTHSFFINGLSINDSDSIKIVFSYLKLLPYLKNLNFVLLINNRADRGMRALEMIQVANELKPDKTILMGSFANVLKKKIKHGDVEILSNRADFDIERLKNTMIFSVGNIANSGKELISYIETKGTLYVRENFAP from the coding sequence GTGAACCTGATAATTTTAGTTTTGAGTGTATTGTTTTTTCTCTATTTATTTTTTGAAAGTATAAATGCAAAAAAATACAGAAAGAGTTTTGAGCATGTCATATACGTCAACGGAACGAGGGGTAAGTCTTCAGTTACAAGACTTATCGACTCCGTGTTAAGAGCCGGCGGAAAAAAAGTATTTTCAAAGACCACCGGAACTGAACCGATTTATATTGATACTAAGGGTGTTGAGCATTTGATAAAGAGAAGAGGGTGTGCAAATATTAAAGAGCAGCTTTGGACTATGAAAAAAGCATATAAAGAAAGTGCGGAAATTCTTGTTATTGAATGTATGGCCGTTAATCCCGACCTGCAATTTATATCGCAGAATCAGATGGTTCAAGCCGATATTGGGGTGATTACCAATATTCGGCATGATCATGTAGAAGAAATGGGAGACTCTCTTGAACAAATCTGCGATTCTCTTTGTAGCACCATGCCCAAAAACGGCGTAATGTTCACCGCCGATAAAAATATGTTTCAAAGAATTCAACGTTTTGGCAATAAATATAATACACAAACATATCTTTCAGTACCAACGGATGATAATTTATTCAGCGATAATTACCAATTAGCATTGGATATCGGCAAATATTTACACATAGATAAAACCCTCGCTTTGCAGGGAATAAAAAATTTTAAACACGATCCTTATGATCTAAAAATTTATGCGGTCGGTACGCACTCTTTTTTTATAAACGGATTGTCGATAAATGATAGTGATTCAATAAAAATTGTTTTTAGCTATTTAAAACTGCTCCCATACCTAAAAAATTTGAACTTTGTCCTGTTAATTAATAATAGGGCGGATCGGGGAATGAGAGCGCTGGAAATGATTCAAGTAGCAAACGAATTGAAACCCGATAAAACTATACTCATGGGCTCTTTTGCAAATGTTTTGAAGAAAAAAATAAAACACGGCGATGTTGAAATACTTAGCAATAGAGCGGATTTTGATATTGAGCGTTTGAAAAATACGATGATTTTTTCTGTCGGGAATATTGCCAATTCCGGAAAAGAGCTCATCAGTTATATAGAGACTAAAGGAACCCTGTATGTACGAGAAAACTTTGCTCCTTAG
- the pgsC gene encoding poly-gamma-glutamate biosynthesis protein PgsC, producing MYEKTLLLSIILSLLFCEFMGINPGGIIVPGYLVLNLNNYPKIIYTILISLLTMLVIKFFSRYVIIYGRRKFALMILTAYFLNLLIVYSGIYNPNPGIIGYLVPGILANQLDRQGIISTLLAMTFAVILITMILLIFNMQVF from the coding sequence ATGTACGAGAAAACTTTGCTCCTTAGCATTATATTGTCTTTATTGTTTTGTGAATTTATGGGCATTAATCCGGGCGGCATTATTGTTCCGGGATATTTAGTACTAAATCTTAATAATTATCCGAAAATAATTTACACCATACTGATCTCACTTCTAACTATGTTAGTAATTAAATTCTTTTCACGATACGTAATCATTTATGGCAGAAGAAAATTTGCGCTCATGATACTTACGGCTTATTTTTTAAATCTGCTTATTGTCTACTCAGGAATCTATAATCCAAACCCCGGGATAATAGGTTATTTGGTACCGGGAATTCTTGCAAATCAATTAGACAGACAAGGCATTATAAGTACTTTATTGGCAATGACCTTTGCAGTGATTCTCATTACGATGATTTTGCTTATTTTTAACATGCAGGTGTTTTAA
- the pgsW gene encoding poly-gamma-glutamate system protein encodes MALQRKNILLTLLILINILSLAISYRNKKTVKTTYYEIQIESRKIFEAALARIRQYKKNLDIELSEYDILNTGLIGEEQTGITTTLGNLKAKRTAVNPDIAPMIVKMYHELNLKPGDKIAFGLSGSFPGLNIAVISAAQAMNLDAVIISSVGSSTYGANNTHLTFPEILDNLYNDRILNFNSSLVTPGGAGDIGSDMNADMLAAIFDRYQKRGLHIMIEDNFSKNIKNKIALFNAGKKPDCFVAVGGNITFKNSNEAEYTEQGILKKPHFYKTDDANIGLINYYIRHVPVIHLLNIKKIVSDYGLPYDPVSILAYGKSSVYYATQYSKLPLISSLLFSLVLILLFKTDKK; translated from the coding sequence ATGGCTTTACAGAGAAAAAATATATTGCTGACGCTGCTTATCCTGATAAATATTTTATCACTTGCTATTTCTTACCGTAATAAAAAAACAGTAAAAACAACTTACTATGAGATTCAAATAGAGAGCAGAAAAATATTTGAAGCGGCTTTGGCTCGGATTCGTCAATATAAAAAAAATTTAGATATTGAGCTTTCCGAATATGACATTCTTAACACGGGGCTTATCGGAGAAGAACAAACCGGTATTACCACAACCTTAGGAAACCTTAAAGCAAAAAGAACTGCCGTAAATCCGGACATTGCACCTATGATTGTAAAGATGTATCATGAATTAAATCTCAAACCGGGAGATAAAATTGCTTTCGGACTTTCAGGCTCTTTCCCCGGTTTGAATATAGCGGTAATTAGTGCAGCTCAAGCGATGAATCTTGACGCTGTAATTATTTCAAGTGTCGGTTCTTCCACTTATGGAGCAAACAATACGCACTTAACCTTCCCTGAAATACTGGACAATCTGTATAACGACCGTATACTAAATTTTAACAGTTCTCTTGTTACTCCCGGAGGCGCAGGCGATATCGGAAGCGATATGAACGCAGATATGCTTGCTGCAATTTTTGATAGATATCAAAAACGCGGTTTGCATATAATGATTGAAGATAATTTTTCTAAAAATATAAAAAATAAAATTGCATTGTTTAATGCAGGAAAAAAACCGGATTGTTTTGTTGCGGTTGGCGGAAACATAACATTTAAAAATTCAAATGAAGCTGAGTATACCGAACAAGGAATTTTAAAAAAGCCTCATTTTTATAAAACAGATGATGCAAACATCGGTCTCATTAATTATTATATACGTCATGTACCCGTTATACATCTTTTAAATATTAAAAAAATTGTCTCTGATTACGGACTTCCGTATGATCCCGTTTCTATTCTTGCGTATGGCAAAAGTTCCGTCTATTATGCAACGCAGTACTCAAAGCTTCCGTTAATTAGTTCATTGCTGTTTTCATTAGTGCTGATACTGCTATTTAAAACTGATAAAAAATGA
- the ggt gene encoding gamma-glutamyltransferase, producing the protein MKSKKTVSLLLVLAVLLASCTKSKTESEQGAVSKTSKLTPAYSVEGFKTVDADGSRITTGRDATGKSAMAAASKYEVSQVGAEIMKKGGNAIDAAIAMGFALGVCEPFTNGLGGGGLATIHTANGENIFIDFREIAPKGVNLEIYLDENGKSNGKIREGGLSSAIPGEVAGMLYMLENYGTMSRAEVMAPAIKMAEEGFVVSTYAANAIADAYEKATKYPEMQKVYWNEAKLPFSAGDVINNPDLAKTLKIISEKGLDGFYKGEVAEALIETLKKYEGVMTLEDLSDYKVSVAKPVIGDYRGYTIISTPPPSSGGTHLIEILNIIENFDVSKYEINSPEYIHLFTEAFKLSFADRAKYMADTNFTSVPLGGLTAQAYADERAKLITDKAIEEAVSGDPVLYEHTDTSHYSVADAQGNCVGVTKTINYYFGSGVMVDGYGFMMNNEMDDFSTNPASINKVEPNKKPLSSMSPTVVLDKNKKPFMILGTPGGARIFSGVAQVISRVIDNKLSLHDAISVPKIWNNGPKNNFQYEVPLKGYEKYKITEDTIKKLEEMGHGKASTAASGAVQAIMFMEDGSIYGTCDPRQDGKAAGF; encoded by the coding sequence ATGAAATCTAAAAAAACGGTATCGTTATTATTGGTATTGGCTGTACTGCTTGCAAGCTGTACAAAATCTAAAACCGAGTCCGAACAGGGAGCGGTTTCCAAAACTTCAAAACTGACCCCGGCGTATTCGGTAGAAGGTTTTAAAACCGTAGATGCGGATGGCAGCAGGATAACAACAGGCAGAGATGCAACCGGCAAAAGCGCTATGGCTGCGGCATCTAAGTATGAAGTATCGCAAGTCGGTGCGGAAATAATGAAAAAAGGCGGAAATGCAATAGACGCTGCGATTGCTATGGGATTTGCGCTGGGAGTTTGTGAGCCCTTTACAAACGGATTGGGCGGCGGAGGACTTGCTACAATCCACACTGCCAACGGAGAAAACATATTTATTGATTTTAGAGAAATAGCTCCGAAGGGAGTAAATCTCGAAATCTATCTTGATGAAAACGGAAAATCAAACGGTAAGATACGGGAAGGCGGACTTTCCTCTGCAATCCCCGGAGAAGTAGCCGGAATGCTCTACATGCTTGAGAATTATGGTACAATGTCTCGTGCTGAAGTTATGGCTCCGGCAATTAAAATGGCTGAAGAAGGCTTTGTCGTTTCAACCTATGCGGCAAATGCAATTGCCGATGCGTATGAAAAAGCAACTAAGTATCCGGAAATGCAAAAAGTATACTGGAATGAAGCTAAACTCCCTTTTAGTGCGGGAGATGTTATTAATAATCCTGATCTTGCAAAAACGCTTAAAATTATATCGGAAAAAGGTTTAGACGGATTCTATAAGGGAGAAGTAGCGGAAGCTCTAATTGAAACTTTGAAAAAGTATGAAGGAGTTATGACTCTTGAAGATCTTTCCGATTATAAAGTGTCCGTAGCAAAACCCGTAATAGGAGATTATAGGGGATACACGATAATTTCAACACCGCCGCCCTCATCAGGAGGAACGCACCTAATTGAAATACTGAATATTATCGAAAACTTTGATGTCTCAAAATATGAGATTAATTCTCCGGAGTATATACACCTGTTTACGGAAGCATTTAAGTTATCGTTTGCAGATAGGGCAAAATATATGGCTGACACAAATTTTACAAGCGTTCCGCTAGGAGGCCTTACAGCTCAGGCATATGCTGACGAAAGAGCAAAATTAATTACCGATAAGGCCATAGAAGAGGCGGTAAGCGGAGACCCCGTATTGTATGAACACACTGACACGAGCCATTATTCTGTGGCCGATGCTCAAGGGAACTGTGTTGGAGTAACCAAAACGATAAACTATTATTTTGGAAGCGGCGTTATGGTTGACGGCTATGGATTTATGATGAATAACGAAATGGATGACTTTTCAACTAATCCTGCAAGTATTAACAAAGTTGAACCGAATAAAAAACCTTTAAGCTCAATGTCTCCGACTGTTGTACTTGATAAAAATAAGAAGCCCTTTATGATTCTCGGCACACCGGGCGGGGCAAGAATATTTTCAGGCGTAGCACAAGTAATAAGCAGAGTAATAGATAATAAATTATCCTTGCACGATGCAATTTCTGTTCCGAAAATTTGGAACAATGGACCAAAGAATAATTTTCAATATGAAGTTCCTTTAAAAGGCTATGAAAAATACAAAATAACGGAAGATACAATTAAAAAACTGGAAGAGATGGGGCACGGAAAAGCATCAACAGCAGCCAGCGGTGCTGTTCAAGCTATAATGTTTATGGAAGACGGCTCCATATACGGAACCTGCGATCCGAGACAAGACGGAAAAGCCGCAGGTTTTTAA
- a CDS encoding succinylglutamate desuccinylase/aspartoacylase domain-containing protein, translated as MKKNIVSGAICLAIALAVAVYTGIEFKQMWKVPEITKGPGVTEIKMLSEYFEGLKGTAADTPIYIMRGEETGGKVLILGGTHPNEPSSNLSTIVFIQNVKPKKGTIFIVPYTNRSGFTHNDAQEASPRDMHFTTRDGEEVVYRFGSRASNPIHQWPDPDVYIHASSGQRLSGSETRNINRAYPGRADGTLTEKAAYGIVQLIQKEGIDLTFDLHEASPEYPVINATVSHEKGMDIGAVGVMNLQLQGIDMTLEPSPVNLHGLTHRELGDFTETVPLLMETANASQGRIRGATNETLALTGKDKFYVKSAKMGLLYVPYDEAGHPIEERVGRHLQGIIEYTKAFGTMYENKKIEFENCPTYEKIYKSAPEAELGGKWLGKFMIK; from the coding sequence ATGAAGAAAAACATAGTATCCGGCGCAATCTGCCTGGCAATAGCATTGGCGGTTGCAGTGTATACCGGAATCGAATTTAAACAAATGTGGAAAGTCCCTGAAATTACTAAGGGACCAGGCGTAACGGAAATCAAAATGCTGTCGGAGTATTTTGAAGGGCTCAAAGGTACCGCCGCCGATACGCCGATTTATATTATGCGCGGAGAAGAAACCGGCGGAAAAGTATTAATTTTAGGCGGGACGCATCCCAATGAGCCGTCATCAAATCTCTCGACCATTGTATTTATTCAGAATGTAAAACCAAAGAAGGGAACAATTTTTATTGTACCCTATACCAACAGAAGCGGCTTTACACACAATGATGCACAAGAAGCTTCGCCAAGGGACATGCATTTTACAACACGAGACGGCGAAGAAGTGGTATACCGATTTGGCTCAAGAGCAAGCAATCCGATACATCAATGGCCTGATCCCGATGTATATATCCATGCCTCTTCAGGACAAAGATTGTCAGGCTCCGAAACAAGAAATATTAATAGAGCGTATCCGGGCAGAGCTGACGGAACGCTTACGGAAAAAGCGGCATACGGAATTGTACAATTAATACAAAAAGAAGGAATTGATTTAACGTTTGACTTGCATGAAGCTTCTCCTGAATATCCTGTTATAAATGCAACGGTCTCCCATGAAAAAGGAATGGATATAGGAGCAGTGGGCGTTATGAACCTACAACTCCAAGGCATCGACATGACATTAGAGCCGTCCCCTGTCAATTTACACGGACTTACGCACCGAGAATTGGGAGATTTTACGGAAACAGTCCCTCTTTTAATGGAAACAGCAAATGCATCGCAGGGACGGATTAGAGGAGCGACAAACGAAACCTTAGCGCTTACCGGCAAGGACAAATTCTATGTTAAAAGTGCAAAAATGGGACTTCTCTACGTACCGTATGACGAAGCGGGACATCCTATCGAAGAAAGAGTAGGCAGACATTTGCAAGGTATAATTGAGTATACAAAAGCATTTGGAACTATGTACGAAAACAAAAAAATTGAATTTGAAAACTGCCCCACCTATGAGAAAATTTATAAATCCGCACCTGAAGCGGAGCTGGGAGGAAAATGGCTTGGGAAGTTTATGATTAAGTAA
- a CDS encoding TRAP transporter large permease subunit has protein sequence MNFELIIFLVMVVSFVIGTLVLKLPVSISMVIASIIGAAVGGYGFPIRHLVEGTFGYIDTILVIATAMIFMRVIQSSGALDALSAVIIEKFHKKPRMLLCFIMFIIMFPGMITGSSTAAVLSTGSMMAPILLVMGIPKVETASIIAMGAMLGMIAPPVNVPAMIIGGGVDIPYVGFELPLLLLTIPLAIVIVLFFGYKYVKNMDIELIRKNLHYELREKHGIKIYAPIFAALLLMILNKAVPAIPDVGMPFVFVIASLVGLVTGEKVNILKTAKSAINDVLPVIGILMGVGMFIQIMTLTGVRGFIVTTALDLPDVMKYIAMAISIPLFGAVSAYGSASVLGVPFLLSFMRHNTIITTAAISLIASLGDLMPPTALAGIFAAQVVGMDGYVPVLKKCIIPAIWIIIWALLIIVFSNTLAPLLIF, from the coding sequence GTGAATTTTGAATTAATTATTTTTTTAGTAATGGTAGTGTCATTTGTAATAGGCACTTTAGTGTTAAAATTGCCGGTCAGTATTTCAATGGTAATAGCGTCTATTATAGGGGCTGCTGTTGGAGGATACGGATTTCCGATACGGCATTTGGTTGAAGGAACCTTCGGATATATTGATACGATTTTAGTTATTGCAACAGCGATGATTTTTATGCGAGTCATACAATCATCGGGGGCTTTAGATGCTTTATCAGCGGTAATAATTGAAAAGTTTCATAAAAAACCAAGAATGCTTTTATGTTTTATCATGTTTATCATAATGTTTCCCGGCATGATCACAGGGTCATCGACAGCGGCGGTGCTTTCAACAGGTTCAATGATGGCTCCGATATTATTGGTTATGGGAATTCCCAAAGTTGAAACTGCAAGCATTATTGCTATGGGAGCGATGCTCGGAATGATTGCACCGCCTGTAAATGTTCCCGCAATGATTATTGGAGGAGGAGTAGATATACCCTACGTCGGCTTTGAGCTTCCGCTTCTTCTTTTAACAATCCCATTGGCTATCGTAATAGTATTATTTTTCGGATACAAATATGTAAAAAATATGGATATTGAGCTGATACGAAAGAATCTGCATTACGAATTGAGAGAAAAACACGGCATAAAAATATATGCACCGATTTTTGCAGCCTTACTACTTATGATTCTTAACAAAGCAGTACCCGCAATACCTGATGTCGGTATGCCGTTCGTATTTGTAATAGCATCACTGGTGGGACTGGTTACGGGTGAAAAGGTTAATATTTTAAAAACTGCAAAGTCAGCCATAAATGATGTGCTTCCGGTAATTGGCATACTCATGGGAGTCGGCATGTTTATTCAAATAATGACCTTAACAGGTGTAAGAGGTTTTATCGTTACAACTGCTCTCGATTTACCGGATGTGATGAAATATATTGCGATGGCAATTTCAATCCCCTTATTCGGAGCGGTATCGGCATACGGATCGGCATCGGTATTGGGAGTTCCCTTCCTGCTATCATTTATGAGACATAATACCATTATCACAACAGCTGCAATATCTTTAATCGCAAGCTTAGGCGATTTAATGCCGCCAACCGCATTAGCCGGAATATTTGCCGCTCAAGTAGTCGGAATGGACGGATACGTACCCGTACTTAAAAAATGTATCATACCGGCAATATGGATTATTATTTGGGCATTACTGATTATAGTATTTTCAAACACCTTAGCACCGCTGCTAATATTTTAA
- a CDS encoding DUF6305 family protein, which translates to MKKNLRVIMVLALMIFVAGCSKSDQSGQQGDQNQSASAGLAEMKGLSQPIAEQPALLTTVGQSADVAMVKAMLDNIGIKYTMNNMAKKGELGDAKTLVLAIGGSSKGLGAAGIDSAAELVRVKGLIEDAVSKNLTIIALHIGGEARRGELSDQFIEPSFAHANYAIVVAKGDADNKMKNLAAQKNIPIDVIETMTDTIGHLKAAFK; encoded by the coding sequence ATGAAGAAAAATCTACGCGTAATTATGGTGCTGGCATTGATGATTTTTGTGGCGGGATGCAGTAAGAGTGATCAAAGCGGACAGCAAGGGGATCAAAATCAATCAGCGTCGGCAGGACTTGCCGAAATGAAAGGATTATCTCAGCCAATAGCAGAGCAGCCTGCTTTGTTAACAACGGTTGGGCAAAGTGCGGATGTCGCAATGGTGAAAGCTATGTTGGATAATATAGGCATAAAGTACACCATGAACAATATGGCTAAAAAAGGAGAGCTTGGAGATGCAAAAACGCTTGTGCTTGCGATAGGAGGCTCATCCAAGGGGCTCGGAGCAGCGGGAATTGATTCAGCGGCGGAACTTGTCAGAGTTAAGGGACTTATTGAAGATGCGGTAAGTAAGAATCTGACAATTATCGCTCTCCATATCGGCGGTGAAGCACGAAGAGGAGAATTATCGGATCAGTTTATTGAGCCGAGTTTTGCACATGCAAATTATGCTATTGTCGTCGCAAAAGGCGATGCTGATAATAAAATGAAAAATTTAGCCGCTCAAAAAAATATTCCGATTGATGTGATTGAAACAATGACTGATACAATCGGGCATTTAAAAGCGGCATTTAAATAA